A stretch of the Cucurbita pepo subsp. pepo cultivar mu-cu-16 chromosome LG16, ASM280686v2, whole genome shotgun sequence genome encodes the following:
- the LOC111776847 gene encoding protein SODIUM POTASSIUM ROOT DEFECTIVE 1-like gives MKKLDFFCKSRASTAVRSSFGRRPVDGDANSGDRRKWQLPFENHRKSTSCSSVNRKDHYDLRRKSCADVDDLKSSVSGSSARYLLSDSSFIDWLPAVSGEDFPAKPPNERNMISHSSLTRSLTVHEYRAQKSPSSVLQSPVLKTASSTVHDQVVVLKVSLNCKGCEKKVKKHISKMEGVSSYSVDFTAKKVTIIGAVSPFDVLASVSKVKYAQFWTSTSSSSCSSSSSSSTPQSCSSSTF, from the exons ATGAAAAAATTGGACTTTTTCTGCAAATCCAGAGCTTCCACGGCGGTTCGTTCAAGTTTCGGTCGTCGTCCGGTCGACGGAGATGCAAATTCCGGCGACCGGAGGAAATGGCAGCTTCCTTTTGAGAATCACAGAAAGAGTACGAGCTGTTCTTCTGTGAATCGGAAGGATCATTATGATTTACGAAGAAAAAGCTGCGCAGATGTGGATGATTTGAAGAGCTCTGTTTCTGGGTCCTCTGCTCGTTATCTCTTGAGTGATTCATCGTTCATTGACTGGTTACCGGCGGTCTCCGGCGAGGATTTTCCGGCGAAACCGCCGAACGAGAGGAACATGATAAGCCATAGTTCGTTGACTCGATCGTTGACTGTCCATGAATATCGTGCCCAAAAATCCCCTTCCTCTGTTCTTCAATCCCCTGTTTTGAAAACAGCTTCTTCGACTGTTCATGATCag GTTGTGGTTCTTAAGGTCTCATTGAACTGCAAAGGCTGCGAGAAAAAGGTGAAAAAACACATCTCCAAGATGGAAG GAGTTAGCTCATATAGTGTCGATTTCACAGCTAAAAAAGTGACCATAATTGGAGCAGTGAGCCCTTTTGATGTCTTAGCCAGTGTGTCGAAGGTTAAGTATGCTCAGTTCTGGACATCGACGAGTTCTTCTTCGTGttcgtcgtcttcttcatcttcaactcCGCAGTCGTGTTCGTCATCGACATTTTGA
- the LOC111777051 gene encoding RING-H2 finger protein ATL74-like: MPSSPPPPPPPSPVPDYSSWSPWSISIIAIVCIVVLLLSNYRILKRWCRVFHGLFCGRSVVQFDENPNDPSPQVHVHGLEASTIRLLPISQFKKNEEAESTASINTECAVCLGEFEEGELIKNLPNCNHSFHSSCIDAWLRNHSSCPLCRLHVSNLSIDCPTPDSSSAMLETLSREDVDGERVSYYQTLRAQILQNPDLRRDASVQGSDQRNR, from the coding sequence ATGCCATCAAgtccgccaccgccgccgccgccatctCCGGTACCTGATTACTCTAGCTGGAGTCCATGGTCAATCTCGATCATCGCCATCGTATGCATCGTCGTCCTACTGTTGAGCAACTACAGAATATTGAAACGATGGTGTCGTGTCTTTCATGGATTGTTTTGCGGTCGATCTGTTGTCCAATTCGATGAAAACCCTAACGATCCTTCTCCGCAAGTGCATGTCCATGGATTGGAGGCTTCGACGATTCGTTTGCTACCTATATCACAGTTCAAAAAGAACGAAGAAGCCGAATCAACGGCAAGCATCAATACAGAATGCGCTGTTTGTTTGGGCGAATTCGAAGAAGGCGAATTGATTAAAAACTTACCTAATTGCAATCATTCGTTTCATAGTTCTTGCATCGACGCCTGGCTCCGTAACCATTCGAGTTGCCCTCTCTGCAGATTGCACGTCTCGAATCTCTCAATCGATTGTCCTACTCCTGATTCTTCTTCAGCAATGCTGGAGACGCTCAGTAGGGAAGACGTTGACGGAGAAAGAGTATCGTATTATCAAACACTTCGTGCTCAAATTCTTCAGAATCCAGATTTGAGAAGAGATGCTTCGGTTCAAGGATCAGATCAACGAAACCGATGA
- the LOC111776837 gene encoding uncharacterized protein LOC111776837 has product MLHSSLHIEQAGETMEDVGCLWRFQENVEDLKQKLLQTTIELESLKMEANEESIKNKEKVKSLLLLLQAAYEERDEARDQLQKLMNKFMPTAATELPALLHFHPESPLNIPTKANSSITESNSLYETYNHHSYGSSPADSFFDGVSSPDFSTPNMADSSKISFLAQPLVTEYNAAHQPPLDTPKTEKADLFSTVMDNLVKGRTLPQKGNLLQAVTEAGPLLQTLLVAGPLPQWCNPPPLQAFKIPPLLVNGCINPHSKPSSPSPKPLHSLLHPEMSRGSSQICSSSGSCFNSAWLMAPNGNAQILAAKRQKIQ; this is encoded by the exons ATGCTCCATTCTTCTCTCCATATTGAGCAAGCAGGAGAAACCATGGAGGACGTGGGCTGTTTATGGAGATTTCAGGAG AACGTGGAGGATCTGAAGCAGAAACTACTACAGACGACTATTGAACTTGAGTCACTAAAAATGGAAGCAAATGAAGAAAGTATAAAGAACAAAGAGAAAGTGAAGAGCTTACTTCTTCTCCTGCAGGCAGCATATGAAGAACGAGACGAAGCAAGAGATCAGCTGCAGAAACTGATGAACAAGTTTATGCCCACTGCTGCAACTGAATTACCAGCTCTGCTTCATTTCCACCCTGAAAGCCCTCTCAACATACCCACCAAAGCAAATTCCAGCATCACAGAATCAAACAGTCTCTATGAGACTTATAATCACCACTCATATGGTTCTTCACCGGCCGATTCGTTCTTTGATGGAGTTTCATCGCCAGATTTCTCCACTCCAAACATGGCTGATTCAAGCAAAATAAGTTTTCTAGCTCAGCCCTTGGTCACAGAGTACAATGCTGCCCATCAGCCGCCTCTGGACACTCCCAAAACAGAAAAGGCTGATCTGTTCTCTACTGTGATGGATAATCTCGTCAAGGGAAGAACATTGCCTCAGAAAGGCAATCTCCTGCAAGCTGTTACAGAAGCAGGTCCTTTACTTCAGACACTTCTCGTCGCCGGGCCGCTTCCCCAATGGTGTAATCCGCCTCCATTGCAAGCCTTCAAGATTCCCCCTCTTCTTGTCAATGGCTGCATAAACCCCCATTCAAAACCCAGCAGCCCTTCCCCAAAGCCACTGCATTCCCTTCTACACCCTGAAATGTCTCGTGGGTCTTCTCAAATTTGTTCATCTTctggttcttgcttcaacagtGCCTGGCTGATGGCTCCAAATGGTAACGCTCAGATTCTAGCAGCCAAGAGACAGAAAATTCAATGA